In Pseudonocardia sp. DSM 110487, the sequence GGCCTGCGGCAAGGCACGGTCGAGCAGCTCGGCGAGGACGATGGCGGCGTTGCCGGCGGCGTCGAAGGTCGGCCGCACGCCGAACGCCTTCACATACGGTGCGGTCGCAGCGGGTGCGGGGTGGCGGAAGTGCACCCCGATGACGGCGCTCGGGTCCGACAAGAGCTGGCGGGCCAGGTGGACGGCCGAGGCCAGTTCGCGTTCCACCAGGAAGCGGCGGACATCGGAGGGCAGGTGTGAGCCGTCGAGCACCAGTTTCATCCCGTTGTCCTGCTCGATGGCGGACATCCGGGTGAAAGCGAAGGTCAGGTTCACGAACCGCAGGCCGACGGCGATCGCGGTGCGCAGGGTGGGGCTGCTGGACAGCGCGAAGCCCCAGATGCCGTGCGTGGTCAGGTGGTAACGCATCCCTGCCTCGATGCCCAACGGCACGTCCTCGCCAACGGCTGTGAGCAGGTTGCGGATGATCTGCAGCTCCTGGTGGGCGGTCACGACGGTCCGGGGGTCACCGAGTGCGTCCGGGACCAGGCGGGTTCCACGCAAGCTGACATCCCGCGGCACTCCGTACTCCATGCCCAGTCCGGTCAGCACCAGTGCGCTGGCGGGTGGGCGAGGCAGATCCCAATCGGTCATCGACGCCTCCTTGAGCCTGTCCGGAAATGTTAAATCCTTGGCCACGGAGCGGCTCCCATGAACCGCCGGCGGTCTTTAGCGTCGAGGTCCTGGCAGCAGCCGACGGCCCCGTGGGTCCAAGGAGTGCAGCAATGAAGCGACACCGGATCTCCGGCAGTGGCGGGGTGAGGCTCCACGCCCGCGAATGGGGCGAGCCGGATGCGCCCACCGTGGTGCTCGTCCATGGCTACCCCGACACCTGCGAGGTCTGGAACCCACTGCTGCCGTACCTGACCGACCGCTACCACGTGGTGGCCTACGACGTGCGGGGGGCCGGTCGCTCCGAGCCGGGCTGGTCCTACGGCGGCTACGAACTCGGCCGGCTGGTCGGCGATCTCAAGGCCGTGCTGGACATCACCGCCCCGGGCAAGAAGGTGCACCTGGTCGGCCACGACTGGGGAGCCATCCAGGGCTGGGAAGCCGTCACCGGCACCCGCATCGCCCGCCGATTCGCTTCCTACACCGCCTTCGGCGCCCCGTGCCTGGACCATGCCTCCCGGTGGATCCGCAACAGCCT encodes:
- a CDS encoding AraC family transcriptional regulator, with translation MAKDLTFPDRLKEASMTDWDLPRPPASALVLTGLGMEYGVPRDVSLRGTRLVPDALGDPRTVVTAHQELQIIRNLLTAVGEDVPLGIEAGMRYHLTTHGIWGFALSSSPTLRTAIAVGLRFVNLTFAFTRMSAIEQDNGMKLVLDGSHLPSDVRRFLVERELASAVHLARQLLSDPSAVIGVHFRHPAPAATAPYVKAFGVRPTFDAAGNAAIVLAELLDRALPQADAHTAAVTEAQCRRLLADRRARAGIAGKVRDRMVAQPGAMPNIETVAAELHMSSRSLRRRLTAEGTSYRALADEVREHLAEELLATRALSVGEIGSRLGYAATPAFTTAFKRWKGISPRAYVPR